Proteins co-encoded in one Burkholderia ambifaria AMMD genomic window:
- a CDS encoding acetyl-CoA C-acetyltransferase produces the protein MTDVVIVSAARTAVGKFGGSLAKIAAPELGATVIRAVLERSGVKPEQVSEVIMGQVLAAGSGQNPARQSLIKAGLPSAVPGMTINKVCGSGLKAVMLAANAIAAGDAEIVIAGGQENMSAAPHVLPGSRDGFRMGDAKLVDTMIVDGLWDVYNQYHMGITAENVAKEYGITREEQDAFAALSQNKAEAAQKAGRFNDEIVPVSIPQRKGEPLQFATDEFVRHGVTAESLAGLKPAFAKEGTVTAANASGLNDGAAAVLVMSAQKAAALGLTPLARIKAYANAGVDPSVMGMGPVPASRRALERAGWTPGDLDLMEINEAFAAQALAVHKQMGWDTSKVNVNGGAIAIGHPIGASGCRILVTLLHEMVKRDAKRGLASLCIGGGMGVALAVERP, from the coding sequence ATGACGGACGTAGTGATCGTATCGGCCGCGCGGACCGCGGTCGGCAAATTCGGCGGCTCGCTCGCGAAGATCGCGGCACCGGAACTGGGCGCGACGGTGATTCGCGCGGTGCTGGAGCGCTCGGGCGTGAAGCCCGAGCAGGTGAGCGAAGTGATCATGGGGCAGGTGCTGGCGGCCGGCTCGGGGCAGAACCCGGCGCGTCAGTCGCTGATCAAGGCCGGCCTGCCGAGCGCGGTGCCGGGCATGACGATCAACAAGGTGTGCGGCTCAGGCCTGAAGGCCGTGATGCTGGCGGCGAACGCGATCGCGGCGGGCGACGCGGAGATCGTGATCGCGGGCGGCCAGGAAAACATGAGCGCGGCGCCGCACGTGCTGCCGGGCTCGCGCGACGGGTTCCGGATGGGTGACGCGAAGCTGGTCGACACGATGATCGTCGACGGCCTGTGGGACGTGTACAACCAGTACCACATGGGCATCACGGCGGAGAACGTCGCGAAGGAATACGGGATCACGCGCGAAGAGCAGGATGCGTTCGCGGCGCTGTCGCAGAACAAGGCGGAAGCCGCGCAGAAGGCCGGCCGCTTCAACGACGAGATCGTGCCGGTGTCGATTCCGCAGCGCAAGGGCGAGCCGCTGCAGTTCGCGACCGACGAGTTCGTGCGTCACGGCGTGACGGCGGAATCGCTGGCGGGCCTGAAGCCGGCGTTCGCGAAGGAAGGCACGGTGACGGCGGCGAACGCGTCGGGGCTGAACGACGGCGCGGCGGCGGTGCTGGTGATGTCGGCGCAGAAGGCGGCGGCGCTGGGTCTGACGCCGCTGGCGCGGATCAAGGCGTACGCGAATGCGGGCGTGGATCCGAGCGTGATGGGCATGGGGCCGGTGCCGGCCTCGCGCCGCGCGCTGGAGCGTGCGGGCTGGACGCCGGGCGACCTGGACCTGATGGAAATCAACGAAGCATTCGCGGCGCAGGCGCTGGCCGTGCACAAGCAGATGGGCTGGGACACGTCGAAGGTGAACGTGAACGGCGGGGCGATCGCGATCGGTCACCCGATCGGCGCGTCGGGCTGCCGGATCCTGGTGACGCTGCTGCACGAGATGGTCAAGCGCGATGCGAAGCGCGGTCTGGCGTCGCTGTGCATCGGCGGCGGGATGGGTGTCGCACTCGCGGTCGAACGTCCGTAA
- the phaC gene encoding class I poly(R)-hydroxyalkanoic acid synthase has protein sequence MTASKNSSTSAQAGTSAGSAGFGQAVQPMQQMFEAWLNAWRGFADPARAATAATTANPFAAFQFPTSLPFQMPSMPDLSSFGGMASPFAGLKLPAAAISPERLQKLQADYARDCVTLMQQAAAAKLESPELKDRRFSSDAWKASPAHAFAAAWYLLNARYLQELADALETDPKTRERIRFSVQQWTAAAAPSNFLALNPDAQKSILETQGESLRQGMMNLLGDMQRGKISQTDESQFVVGKNLGCTEGAVVYENDLIQLIQYSPKTDKVFERPLLIVPPCINKFYILDLQPENSLVAHALSSGHQVFLVSWRNADASVAHKTWDDYMNEGLLAAIDAVQQVSGREQINTLGFCVGGTMLATALAVLAARGEHPAASMTLLTAMLDFTDTGILDVFVDEAHVQMREQTIGGKNGTAPGLMRGVEFANTFSFLRPNDLVWNYVVDNYLKGRTPAPFDLLYWNSDSTSLPGPMYAWYLRNTYLENKLRVPGALTVCGESVDLSRIDVPTFIYGSREDHIVPWQTAYASTSILTGPLKFVLGASGHIAGVINPPAKKKRSFWVNEGDLPESADDWLAGATEQPGSWWTTWVEWLDQYGGRKVAPPAQPGSAQFPVIEPAPGRYVLQRD, from the coding sequence ATGACAGCATCGAAAAATTCGTCGACGTCCGCTCAGGCGGGCACTTCCGCAGGCAGCGCCGGATTCGGCCAGGCGGTCCAGCCGATGCAGCAGATGTTCGAAGCATGGCTGAATGCCTGGCGTGGTTTCGCCGATCCGGCACGGGCCGCCACGGCCGCGACCACCGCGAACCCGTTCGCCGCATTCCAGTTCCCGACATCGCTTCCGTTCCAGATGCCGTCGATGCCCGATCTGAGCAGCTTCGGCGGCATGGCGTCTCCGTTTGCGGGGCTGAAGCTGCCGGCAGCCGCGATCTCGCCCGAACGGCTCCAGAAGTTGCAGGCCGACTATGCGCGCGACTGCGTGACGCTGATGCAGCAGGCGGCCGCCGCGAAGCTCGAGTCGCCCGAACTGAAGGACCGCCGCTTCAGCTCGGATGCGTGGAAGGCCTCGCCCGCGCATGCGTTCGCGGCGGCGTGGTATCTGCTCAACGCGCGCTACCTGCAGGAACTGGCCGACGCGCTCGAGACCGATCCGAAGACGCGCGAACGCATTCGTTTCTCCGTCCAGCAATGGACGGCCGCCGCCGCGCCGAGCAACTTCCTCGCGCTCAATCCCGATGCCCAGAAGTCGATCCTCGAGACGCAGGGCGAAAGCCTGCGGCAGGGGATGATGAACCTGCTCGGCGACATGCAGCGCGGCAAGATTTCGCAGACCGACGAATCGCAATTCGTGGTCGGCAAGAACCTCGGGTGCACCGAAGGCGCGGTCGTCTACGAGAACGACCTGATCCAGCTGATCCAGTACTCGCCGAAGACGGACAAGGTGTTCGAGCGGCCGCTGCTGATCGTGCCGCCGTGCATCAACAAGTTCTACATCCTCGACCTGCAGCCCGAGAATTCGCTCGTCGCGCATGCGCTGTCGAGCGGCCATCAGGTGTTCCTCGTGTCGTGGCGCAACGCCGATGCATCGGTCGCGCACAAGACGTGGGACGACTACATGAACGAAGGGCTGCTCGCCGCGATCGACGCGGTGCAGCAGGTCAGCGGCCGCGAGCAGATCAACACGCTCGGCTTCTGCGTCGGCGGCACGATGCTCGCGACCGCGCTGGCGGTGCTCGCCGCGCGCGGCGAACATCCGGCCGCGTCGATGACGCTGCTGACCGCGATGCTCGACTTCACCGACACCGGCATCCTCGACGTGTTCGTCGACGAGGCGCACGTGCAGATGCGCGAGCAGACCATCGGCGGCAAGAACGGCACGGCGCCGGGGCTGATGCGCGGCGTCGAGTTCGCGAACACGTTCTCGTTCCTGCGGCCGAACGACCTCGTGTGGAACTACGTCGTCGACAACTATCTGAAGGGCCGCACGCCCGCGCCGTTCGACCTGCTGTACTGGAACAGCGACTCGACGAGCCTGCCCGGTCCGATGTACGCGTGGTACCTGCGCAATACCTATCTCGAGAACAAGCTCCGCGTGCCGGGCGCGCTGACCGTGTGCGGCGAATCCGTCGACCTGTCGCGCATCGACGTGCCGACCTTCATCTACGGGTCGCGCGAGGATCACATCGTGCCGTGGCAGACGGCCTACGCGTCGACGTCGATCCTGACGGGCCCGCTGAAGTTCGTGCTGGGCGCGTCGGGTCACATCGCGGGCGTGATCAATCCGCCGGCGAAGAAGAAGCGCAGCTTCTGGGTCAACGAAGGCGACCTGCCCGAATCCGCGGACGACTGGCTTGCCGGCGCGACCGAGCAGCCGGGCAGTTGGTGGACGACCTGGGTCGAATGGCTCGATCAGTACGGCGGCCGCAAGGTGGCGCCGCCTGCCCAGCCCGGTTCCGCGCAGTTCCCGGTGATCGAGCCGGCGCCGGGCCGTTACGTGTTGCAGCGCGATTGA
- the pgeF gene encoding peptidoglycan editing factor PgeF, whose translation MTNLAPLTWQDCVQPDWQVSPRVRALITTRDGGVSEGPYGRWRDGAALPGGMNLGLHTGDDPAHVAANRARLLALAGQSRAAWLEQVHGARIVRADEVIDAAPDAAAPVQADASVTDRVGAVCVVMVADCLPVLLCDAQGRAVGAAHAGWRGLAAGIIEQTAARVAALAGGATDEIHAYLGPAIGPQAFEVGADVRDAFLDTAAQSEHDGTRQAFVAIDGAPGKFLADLYALARLRLARAGVAHVSGRSACTVTERTRFYSYRRDRVTGRMAAAIWLAD comes from the coding sequence ATGACGAACCTGGCGCCGTTGACGTGGCAGGACTGCGTACAGCCCGACTGGCAGGTGTCACCACGCGTTCGCGCGCTGATCACGACGCGCGACGGCGGTGTGAGCGAAGGCCCGTACGGGCGCTGGCGGGACGGCGCCGCGTTGCCGGGCGGGATGAATCTCGGCTTGCATACCGGTGACGATCCGGCCCATGTCGCCGCGAATCGCGCGCGCTTGCTCGCGCTGGCCGGCCAGTCGCGCGCGGCGTGGCTCGAGCAGGTTCACGGCGCGCGGATCGTGCGCGCGGACGAGGTGATCGACGCCGCGCCGGATGCCGCGGCGCCCGTCCAGGCCGACGCGAGCGTGACGGACCGCGTGGGCGCGGTGTGTGTCGTGATGGTCGCGGATTGCCTGCCGGTGCTGCTGTGCGACGCGCAGGGCCGCGCGGTCGGCGCCGCGCACGCCGGCTGGCGCGGGCTCGCGGCCGGCATCATCGAACAGACCGCGGCTCGCGTTGCGGCGCTCGCCGGCGGCGCGACGGATGAAATCCATGCGTACCTCGGGCCCGCGATCGGCCCGCAGGCGTTCGAAGTCGGCGCCGACGTGCGCGACGCGTTTCTCGACACGGCTGCGCAGTCGGAGCATGATGGGACGCGGCAAGCGTTCGTCGCGATCGACGGCGCGCCCGGCAAGTTCCTCGCCGACCTGTACGCGCTCGCGCGCCTGCGCCTCGCGCGTGCAGGTGTTGCGCACGTGAGCGGCCGGTCCGCCTGCACGGTCACCGAACGCACGCGCTTCTATTCATATCGGCGCGACCGCGTGACCGGCCGCATGGCGGCGGCGATCTGGCTGGCCGATTGA
- a CDS encoding RluA family pseudouridine synthase codes for MTRSSSQNAPRGKSNREDYSPSDRPADAASGDSPDDGLAAGAMQPPVVPSAAADETPRVVEVPLSLAGERLDKALAQLFPEFSRSRLQSWIEAQRVLIDGAPAKIRQPVPLGARIELVPDLLPEQLAFTPEPVPLDVIYEDDALLVINKPAGVVVHPAAGNWSGTILNGLLHRYGDAAAGLPRAGIVHRLDKETSGLMVVARTLAAQTDLVRQLQARTVKRRYFALVWGTMPEDGTIDAPIGRDPRERTRMAVVTGASGKPARTHFRTVDTCLWQRQPVSAIQCDLETGRTHQIRVHCAHVGHPLLGDPVYGRARGKRSVAPLPDGFARQALHAWRLGLVHPLTGKTMQWRCPLPDDMNALIAALGFGQASEEFDDDEGVYDDDDFAGEYQDYDDESDPDDDEEE; via the coding sequence ATGACCCGTTCAAGTTCGCAGAATGCCCCGCGGGGCAAGTCAAATCGCGAAGATTATAGCCCAAGCGATCGGCCCGCCGACGCCGCATCGGGGGATTCTCCCGATGACGGCCTGGCCGCAGGCGCGATGCAACCGCCTGTCGTGCCGTCCGCGGCGGCCGATGAGACGCCGCGCGTCGTCGAAGTGCCGCTGTCGCTCGCGGGCGAACGCCTGGACAAGGCGCTTGCCCAGCTATTCCCCGAATTCTCCCGCAGCCGCCTGCAGAGCTGGATCGAGGCGCAGCGCGTGCTGATCGACGGCGCGCCGGCGAAGATCCGCCAGCCGGTGCCGCTCGGCGCCAGGATCGAGCTCGTGCCCGACCTGCTGCCGGAGCAGCTGGCGTTCACGCCGGAGCCGGTGCCGCTCGACGTGATCTACGAGGACGACGCGCTCCTCGTCATCAACAAGCCGGCCGGCGTCGTCGTCCATCCCGCCGCCGGCAACTGGAGCGGCACGATCCTCAACGGGCTGCTGCATCGCTATGGCGACGCCGCGGCCGGCCTGCCGCGTGCCGGGATCGTGCACCGGCTCGACAAGGAAACGTCCGGCCTGATGGTGGTCGCACGCACGCTTGCCGCGCAGACCGACCTCGTGCGCCAGCTGCAGGCGCGCACGGTGAAGCGCCGCTATTTCGCGCTCGTGTGGGGCACGATGCCCGAAGACGGCACGATCGACGCGCCGATCGGCCGCGATCCGCGCGAGCGCACGCGCATGGCCGTCGTCACCGGTGCGTCGGGCAAGCCCGCGCGCACGCATTTCCGTACGGTTGACACATGCCTGTGGCAACGTCAGCCGGTGTCCGCGATCCAGTGCGACCTCGAAACCGGCCGCACGCACCAGATCCGCGTGCACTGCGCGCATGTCGGGCATCCGCTGCTCGGCGATCCGGTGTACGGCCGCGCGCGCGGCAAGCGCTCGGTCGCGCCGCTGCCGGACGGGTTCGCGCGGCAGGCGCTGCATGCGTGGCGGCTCGGCCTCGTGCATCCGCTCACGGGCAAGACGATGCAGTGGCGCTGCCCGTTGCCGGACGACATGAACGCGCTCATCGCGGCGCTCGGTTTCGGGCAGGCCAGCGAGGAATTCGACGATGACGAAGGCGTCTACGACGATGACGATTTCGCCGGCGAATATCAGGATTACGACGACGAGTCGGATCCGGACGACGACGAGGAGGAGTGA
- a CDS encoding outer membrane protein assembly factor BamD, producing the protein MMNSTKRTAKTVAARAAAVAAAALIAGCHGLPQKQDETATWSNNKLYSEAQDALSGGDWGKCAKYFESLQGRDPFGHFAQQAQINVAYCNWKDNEAAAADQAVDRFIQLHPDHPDIPYAYYLKGMIHFNDDLGLFGRFSGQDMSERDPQALRESYDAFKVVVDRYPKSKYAPDAAARMRYIVNALASHEVHAADYYYRRGAYVAAINRAQLAIKDYKGAPAIEDALHIMILSYGKLNQPQLAEDTKRVLAGTFPDSPYITGHSRPGTKKSWWQF; encoded by the coding sequence ATGATGAATTCGACCAAACGTACGGCCAAAACCGTCGCCGCCCGAGCTGCGGCGGTAGCGGCCGCGGCCCTCATCGCCGGCTGCCACGGCTTACCGCAGAAGCAGGACGAGACGGCTACCTGGTCGAACAACAAATTATACTCAGAGGCCCAGGATGCACTGTCCGGCGGCGACTGGGGCAAGTGCGCGAAATATTTCGAATCGCTGCAAGGCCGCGATCCGTTCGGCCATTTCGCGCAACAGGCGCAGATCAACGTCGCGTACTGCAACTGGAAGGACAACGAAGCGGCAGCCGCCGACCAGGCCGTCGACCGCTTCATCCAGCTGCACCCGGATCACCCGGATATCCCGTACGCGTACTACCTGAAGGGGATGATCCACTTCAACGACGATCTCGGCCTGTTCGGCCGCTTCTCGGGCCAGGACATGAGCGAGCGCGATCCGCAGGCACTGCGCGAATCGTACGACGCGTTCAAGGTCGTCGTCGACCGCTACCCGAAGAGCAAGTATGCGCCCGACGCCGCGGCGCGGATGCGCTACATCGTCAACGCGCTCGCGTCGCACGAAGTCCACGCGGCCGACTACTACTATCGGCGCGGCGCCTACGTCGCGGCAATCAACCGCGCGCAGCTCGCGATCAAGGACTACAAGGGCGCGCCGGCGATCGAGGACGCGCTGCACATCATGATCCTGTCGTACGGCAAGCTGAACCAGCCGCAACTCGCGGAAGACACGAAGCGCGTGCTCGCGGGCACCTTCCCGGACAGCCCGTACATCACCGGCCATTCGCGCCCCGGCACGAAGAAGTCGTGGTGGCAGTTCTGA
- a CDS encoding ATP-dependent DNA helicase: MNSPLEANPDARPDASSAGRVRAPEGTFELSRKRVDELDTIFGEGGLLARALDGYHPRQSQIEMARAVASAMEASARRLPEPEIFETRKRPARRLGEGDKAAESVADAAAADTDSDAGDNTLIVEAGTGTGKTYAYLVPAMLWGGKVIVSTGTKHLQDQLFQRDIPTVRNALAVPVTVAMLKGRSNYLCHYYLQRTADNGRLPSRQDTAYLQEIVRFAKITKSGDKAELASVPETAPVWSMVTSTRDNCLGQECPHYKECFVMQARREAQQADVVVVNHHLFFADIMLRDTGMAELLPNANTVIFDEAHQLPETATLFFGETLSTTQILELARDTVAEGLSHARDAVEWVKLGGDLERAARDLRLAFANDQIVRMSLAQLGDDHPMFGALDALEAALDALASALASQAERAESLGACLRRARELQDLLAGWVAPGAAQAAAQADAAAAGDKAAADDPNEKVRWVEVFAHTVQLHETPLSVAPIFAKQRAGVPRAWVFTSATLSVRGDFTHYAAQMGLSSRRSMTLASPFDYQTQGLLYVPRNLPQPSSPAFTDAVFDAALPAIEASGGGVFMLCTTLRAVDRIASKLRDVIESRGWNTPLLVQGDASRTELLDRFRSYGNAILVGSQSFWEGVDVRGDALSLVVIDKLPFAPPDDPVLAARLDALTKKGLSPFAVHQLPQAVITLKQGAGRLIRAETDRGVLMICDTRLVDKPYGRRIWQSLPPFKRTREIAVVQDFFDEHRAQKRA; this comes from the coding sequence TTGAATTCACCGCTTGAAGCCAACCCCGATGCCCGGCCTGACGCGTCGTCTGCCGGGCGCGTTCGTGCGCCCGAAGGCACGTTCGAGCTGAGCCGCAAGCGCGTCGACGAACTCGACACGATCTTCGGTGAAGGCGGACTGCTTGCGCGCGCGCTCGACGGCTATCATCCGCGTCAGTCGCAGATCGAGATGGCGCGCGCGGTCGCGTCCGCGATGGAGGCGTCCGCGCGCCGGTTGCCCGAACCCGAAATCTTCGAAACCCGCAAGCGGCCCGCGCGCCGCCTCGGCGAAGGCGACAAGGCGGCCGAATCCGTGGCGGACGCTGCGGCGGCCGACACCGACAGCGACGCCGGCGACAACACGCTGATCGTCGAGGCCGGCACCGGTACCGGCAAGACCTATGCATACCTGGTGCCCGCGATGCTGTGGGGCGGAAAGGTGATCGTGTCGACCGGCACGAAGCACTTGCAGGACCAGCTGTTCCAGCGCGACATCCCGACCGTGCGCAACGCGCTCGCGGTGCCGGTGACGGTCGCGATGCTCAAGGGCCGCTCGAACTACCTGTGCCATTACTATCTGCAGCGCACGGCCGACAACGGCCGCCTGCCGTCGCGACAGGACACCGCCTACCTGCAGGAAATCGTCCGGTTCGCGAAGATCACGAAAAGCGGCGACAAGGCCGAGCTCGCGAGCGTGCCGGAGACGGCGCCGGTGTGGTCGATGGTCACGTCGACGCGCGACAACTGCCTCGGCCAGGAGTGCCCGCATTACAAGGAGTGCTTCGTGATGCAGGCGCGGCGCGAGGCGCAGCAGGCCGACGTCGTCGTCGTCAACCATCACCTGTTCTTCGCGGACATCATGCTGCGCGACACCGGGATGGCCGAGCTGCTGCCGAACGCGAACACGGTGATCTTCGACGAAGCGCACCAGCTGCCGGAGACGGCGACGCTGTTCTTCGGCGAGACGCTGTCGACCACGCAGATCCTCGAACTCGCACGCGACACGGTCGCCGAAGGCCTGAGCCATGCGCGCGATGCGGTCGAGTGGGTGAAGCTCGGCGGCGATCTCGAACGCGCGGCGCGCGATCTGCGCCTCGCGTTCGCGAACGACCAGATCGTGCGCATGTCGCTCGCGCAACTGGGCGACGATCACCCGATGTTCGGCGCGCTCGACGCGCTCGAAGCGGCGCTCGATGCGCTCGCATCGGCGCTCGCGAGCCAGGCCGAGCGGGCGGAATCGCTCGGTGCGTGCCTGCGGCGCGCGCGCGAGCTGCAGGACCTGCTCGCGGGCTGGGTCGCGCCCGGCGCGGCGCAAGCGGCCGCGCAGGCCGATGCCGCGGCAGCCGGCGACAAGGCGGCTGCCGACGACCCGAACGAGAAGGTGCGCTGGGTCGAAGTATTCGCGCATACCGTCCAGCTGCACGAGACGCCGTTGTCGGTCGCGCCGATCTTCGCGAAGCAGCGCGCCGGCGTGCCGCGCGCGTGGGTCTTCACGTCGGCGACGCTGTCGGTGCGCGGCGACTTCACGCACTACGCGGCCCAGATGGGCCTCAGCTCGCGGCGCTCGATGACGCTCGCGAGCCCGTTCGACTATCAGACGCAGGGCCTGCTGTACGTGCCGCGCAACCTGCCGCAGCCGTCGTCGCCGGCGTTTACCGACGCCGTATTCGATGCGGCGCTGCCGGCGATCGAGGCGTCGGGCGGCGGCGTCTTCATGCTATGCACGACGCTGCGCGCGGTCGACCGGATCGCGTCAAAGCTGCGCGACGTGATCGAGTCGCGCGGCTGGAACACGCCGCTGCTGGTGCAGGGCGATGCCAGCCGCACCGAGCTGCTCGACCGCTTCCGTTCGTACGGCAATGCGATCCTCGTCGGCAGCCAGAGCTTCTGGGAAGGTGTCGACGTGCGCGGCGACGCGCTGTCGCTCGTCGTGATCGACAAGCTGCCGTTCGCGCCGCCCGACGATCCGGTGCTCGCCGCGCGACTCGATGCGCTAACGAAGAAGGGCTTGAGCCCGTTCGCGGTTCACCAGTTGCCGCAGGCCGTGATCACGCTGAAGCAGGGCGCGGGCCGCCTGATTCGCGCGGAGACAGATCGCGGCGTGCTGATGATCTGCGACACGCGGCTGGTCGACAAGCCGTACGGCCGCCGGATCTGGCAGAGCCTGCCGCCGTTCAAGCGCACGCGCGAGATCGCGGTCGTGCAGGACTTCTTCGACGAACATCGCGCGCAAAAGCGCGCGTGA
- a CDS encoding YdcH family protein has protein sequence MQNRPTEQQQELHNRLAALQEQHQQLAREIELKEGHSDIDDITLHRLKKEKLAAKDKIILLQSQLEPDKRA, from the coding sequence ATGCAAAACCGTCCCACGGAACAGCAGCAGGAATTGCACAACCGTTTGGCAGCATTGCAGGAGCAGCACCAGCAGCTCGCTCGAGAGATCGAGCTGAAGGAAGGACACTCCGACATCGACGACATTACGCTGCACCGGCTGAAGAAGGAAAAGCTGGCAGCCAAGGACAAAATCATTTTGCTGCAATCGCAGCTGGAACCGGATAAGCGCGCCTGA